CTTTGCCAACGAAAGCAAGGGGTTTGTCTTATGGATCGAGCTCGTCGCACCGGGTTTGCCTAGAATGAGTTACCTCTCCTGTGTGATTTGTGAGTTATTGCATAGAAGCGGGGGATTTACCTTGTGCGCACCCAAAGAACAACGGCTGTGGGTTTCTCTAgtcattaaaaaaatcatagtgGATTTGAATATCATTATATAGAATGAGATATCTACGCCtctgaatatttatttattcattttattttcatataatattaaGGTGAAAAGACTTCTTGATCTTAAGGTGTTCCCCTCTCGATTGAGCAAATGATCTCTTATGGCCATTTTGCAAAttgaatgaaagaaaataatctcttgtaaaaaaattaaattaaaataaatttataaagtaTGACAAAATCAAATCTCTCCTTGATTGATTCCAAAAATTGTTAATagtttataaaataaatgaagAGACACACACGTTTAAAATGATTAATTTGAAAGATGAGCTTGAAAAATATTCCATTCGTTACTTTTTACTAGTCAGATTTTGATTTGGCAcacctattaagaaaataatgattggtatatgagtttaccattttacccctattaattgatagagtattaaatatatttactcactatattttttaaagacatTAATTCcatattaataaattgagggtataatcggaagaaaaaaattgtacttccttgatttatcaaaaatgacaagtaaaaagaaaaatttaattaaaaaatatttgacaagtaaataggaACGAAGGGAGTATATAATTGCATGAAATTAAATGTAGTGGGCACCATGAAACCATAATGGACGACTTTCTGTAGATACTCTTTTATTGCACATTTGCATGAATAATTTACTCACATTACCTAACatcatttatttaattaaaatataatttcagaaTTAGTTAGAAAGATTCTGATTCAGGATCAACttgattttctttaaatttttaatttttagatcAGTAGATTTGCCTCAACCTATATGGTAGCTACCAATTTTCACAAGGAAAAATTATGGAATTAGGTAAAAATTCTAGAAGTTATTTAGGGAAAATAGCTATAgtgtaaaaaaattataataaatcattatatattgatttttatAGTAAATTATATGTGTATAATTATCCTCCTAAAATATATTCTATTTTCACTCCTACTCAACCCCACTCTCTCTTCTATTCACTCCTGCTtctctctcttatcttttttctttccctcagcttctttcttgttttttttttcaaaacggAAAAAATCACACAAAGAATTTCACAGAATCCCACTAAATCAGGCGTCTTCATTTTGGGTATGTATTTATTGAGATTTTATCGGCATTGTTTAgttttaatttgtatttttgGGGGTCTTTTATGCACTATAATGTGTCAAGGTATTTAAATGTTGCAATATCATCAATCAATGTTATAAAGAAAATGTATCTTGCATTGATTTGTATTCCAAGAATTTTTGTATATCgagaaatcaatttgtattCCAAAAATAATTTGTATCTTAATTAAAATTTGTATCCCACACAATTTGTATTCAAGCTTATAAAACATACAGAATCATAATATATGCAATGTACAATAGAGATCATATTTTATTCCCAAAAAATTTGTGTTCTAATCCGCAACTTTGTATTCATAAGAAATTTGTATTCTACTCATTAGATACACAGATTATCAAGTATGTATCACACACAATTTGTATTCAAGCTTATAAAGCATATACAATCACAACATATGCAATATACAATAGGGATCATATTGTATTCCCAACAAACTTGTATTCTAATCATAAACTTTGTATTCCCAATAGATTAGTATTCGAATCATCAACTTTGTATTCATAAGAAATTTGTATTCTACTCATTAGATATACAAATTATCATGTATATATTTCCAAACTAATTTGTATTCGAAGCATTACATATACAAATAATCAAGTTTGTATTTTCCAAATTAATTTGTATTCTAAAGGTTAAATATACAGATTATCACTCGATTGTGTATTTCACTAATCTTCACAGATCCAACATTGATTTTCTATTATTCATGAAGAACAATAACGAAATGCTCTAAATTTGTTTTTAGAATTCGCTTCTCAAATCTATTAGCGACTTTGATTTTTCGATAAAAAACGACGATGATGCGATGgatttttcaatttcaaggAGGATGAGTGATGATGAACTATTTTTTCAAAGTCATGTATGTAACAAAAATGTTGAGTGAGTGATTTCAACGATTTTATTAAATTGGATAACTTGTATTCTGTAATTTACTCAAATTTATtagtttatatttgtattttattgtATGCAACTTgcgaaagaataaaaaaaattaacggATAACAAATTAAAGTAGAGTTGCATAAATAGTGAAAGTATAGCTAAGGGGTACTATTTAAGGATTAATGTTTGTTGTTCgtgaaaattttcctttttaaaaggTGCAAGTGTAAAATAAGAGGAGTGGGAAAGGAATGGGCCGGAGCCTCTATAATAGTTACTCTGTCTGTTCCAATTTATTCTAAAAacaaattacatatttttattcagtaagaattaattttaaatatttattttatttttaataaaatgatttataatCACTCAaacatttataatttattttagatcataagtttcaaaagtctttctttctttcttaaattttgtgttaAGTCAAAttacatcacataaattgaaacggaaaaaataaaaaattcataaaagtcAATAACTTTAGTTTGAATTCTgtatttataacaaaaaaaatcatctattaTGTGTGAATAATCCATTAAAATTCagtaagtaaaaataataatatatagttGAGAACTTATAAATCAAAAGGCTTAATTTTTCCtctaaaaaggaaataaaagaaataaaaagccTAATAAGAATCGGATCTTTCACCCAAACAAAGTGACCAATAAACTATCACCTAATTCTTGTCATGTTCATAATAATTTAGCTAAATCAAATTgcattatcttttttttattaataataaaaagagcttgtattttatattgtgATGAAGCATATACAATTTGTGTACTCATCATGTTTGTAATTTTTCTCCTCAAAGAACTAATGGATTGTTTGATAGCTAGTTTGAAAATgagttatataaatattaaatattatatgagtaaagtattatatttgaTAGCTGGTTAAAAGGTaagttatttatgtataaaattagTGCAAACTCATAtaactaatatatgtataagttatgaggtaatttatatattattttattcataatagaaggtaaaataattaatacatgaatgACTAAAGCCTGAATAACTAATCACTACataaaatagtgcataaatttTCTCATAACTAATATATGAACAATATTactaatacctgcataactGTAACCAATTAAAACGACCCCTAAGACatattataaaaaagaaaaaagaaaaataaataaagggtTGGGTTTGTAGTATACAAAATGTTACAAAAAATGTATAATAATGCAAAGatactaaaaaaagaaaatataatatagaAACAAAATAAACCCAAAAGTTTGGTTTCATTTTTACACAACAAAAAAGAAGGCCTTGACGTTTCCTTCTAAAACCCctcttatcttcttcttcttcacaacaGAGGAAAAAGCTTCATTCCTCTGTACTCACCATGAGGAAGAACCGACCCGTTTTGATATCCATGGAAATTCCGGGTCTTGAATTGTCTAACAACACCATTCAATCTTACCCACCACAACAATGGAAGAACAAATGGGTCGGTTCTGTGGGTTTTTCTAAAGAAATTGGGTGTAATTTTGGTTGTATATCGTTATCGGAGAATTTGGATGAAAAAGCATTCAAAGAGTTCAATCCTACAGCAACTCAGCTTTTAAAGCACCCTTTGGCTATGGTTGCTTTGGTTCCTAGAGAAGCTGCATTGTTTGCTGCAGGTGCTATTGCTGGTGCTGCTGCCAAATCTGTTACTGCACCACTTGACCGTATCAAGCTCCTCATGCAGGTTCTTTTTTGAAACCCTTTATGTAATAGTACATCCGCTTCAATTCGTTTGTCTtatttttgacttgacacagtTCTAGATATAAAGAAATTTTCTTGAATCTCTTGGTGTTAAACATATCGCctgtaaagttgaaattaaagagttgccaaaataagaaagaatttcagacaaataaattgaaacagagggagtaatTGTATCATATTGATGCTGTTTCTTTggataattgattttttttttcagttgAACTTTAGGCTTAATTTCTTGATAAGATTTGTTTACTTCAGGATTGGAATGCTAGGCTTTTGTTAGTTCAGTagaggaaaaatattttcaaacagAATCATTTTCTACACTTTTTTAAGTAAATAAATGGGTCCCAATAAAGTGGAGAGAATATTTCCCCCAGGGCGTcgattcaaaaataaatatagtacAACATGGGCTGTGTGGCAAGAATGAGTTCAAATCTTGGCAAGTGAACCAAGAAAAAAACAGACTGGATGAAGTAACAGTAGATATAGAGGTACTTTATAAGTTGTAGACTGTAACTTAGGTACAGTTACTAGGGTGGAGTGCAAAATGACTTTGGAGAATATTTGGTTAGTGGACTAAATGAAATAACATGAGATATGGACAGATAAGGCTTCCGCCGATAaggataatgacttagttgcagcTAAGTGCGATGGTACTTCAATTCACATGAGTTCTGTTTGGTATTACTGACGTTTGCAAGTATTTGTGttatgttttgatagttttgaagGATGGTTAGTTTGCTAAATTACTCATTTCAAGGGTTTATAACCTTTAAACTGCTATGATTTCTGCAATGGTAGCCAGAAATACCAGATCCTTTGTGGGAGTACTTTTTATTAACTTCTACTCTTGCTATCTAATCTTATGCTATATTCCTGAATGTGTAGCTTAAAATCCCAAAGAAGCTTGTAGTTTTTCATGTCTCTGGAAGAGGTAGAGAAAGAGCTTACATACAGCTGCAATGTGTTTATGATATTGACCTGTTAAGATGTTAAGGAGCAATGTGCATATTACTGCTGATTTTTCTGTACTATGGTAAGGAGGAGAAAGAATGACTTGCCTGATACATATCGGTGCAAGAATGATTTTTGGGGTTACTTCTCCTCGTCTCACCACTCCTCTGGTGTGGACCTCTGTTTGAGAATAACAAAAGTTTTTGTGTTGGAACTTGACATATTGCAAGCATCCTTTCTCACTACGTAGTTGTGTAGACGATATGGAAATCCTAAGCTCATACTTATATCCATATACATTACCTCAATTTTGTAGTTTGTACTTGCTATTATCTTCAGCTTATGAGACCTTTTCTTGTAAAAATCCTTCGACGCCCATCGTTTCAGGTTACTTGTATGGTGACTCTatggcattatgagtttgaaaTGCATGTTGGATTTAACTGCAACCACTTTTACGTTTTCTATCCTGCACTTATTTGTTCCTGACTTTTTTGTTGGTTGCCAGACACATGGACTAAGAGCTGGGCAAGAAGCTGCAAAGAAAGGAATTGGATTCATTGAGGTATTGTATTGCTGTGTTGCCTCCTGTTGCTTTCTGAGATATACAATGTAGACAAGCTATGTTATTGAGTTTCCAGAAGTTTGGTGTTTCCTGTTTTCTGTTCGTTTATATTGTGCAGAGTTTTAGTATTATGATGATTGACCCAAAAGAGTAATGGAGTGATCTGCAGTCTCATAGTTAGAAACCCTTTTATTGAGAAAGACGTAGAGATCTGCAGTATCATAGTTAGAAACCATTTTATTGAGAAAGACGTAGACTCTCCCTTTCACTCTACACTTGAGGGTAGAAATATAGTCAACTTGTCAGTTGTCAGTCAGCATTGGTGATTGACTTCTACCGCCTACTAAAAGTTGCAGAATTTGGCATATGTCTCAGTTCCCAAAGTTCTGACTTTAGAAAAATCTTTTTTGATAGACATTATGATGAATATATAAATCTAGTAGCATACAATTTTCTgccttctttttatttattacttctCTTTACTTGGCTATAAACCTTTGATTCTCTCTGTAATGTCATATGTTGTGAAGCCATTGAGTCCCTCATTGATTAAAAAGACTACAAGTACTGGATTTATAGACTAAATGGGCTCTCCCACCTGATAGGCAAGTCTCTTGGGTCAGGCTCTCCTGTTTTCCCTATAACAGCTGATATAAGAGCAGGTTGATCAACGCTTGAGGCAGCAACTTGAAGTTTTGGCCCCGATAGAGTGCCGTGAGTGGTGGCCTGGACTCGTGAGGGGTGCCAGCCATGGCCAACTGGTAGGGCGCAAAGAGGGGCCTGGACTCAAGACTGTCAGTCTTAacctaaaatataaaataatgagaTACATGTCATGACAAATTTGGCACGGGAGTGCCAGGAGTGGTGGCCCGGATCTAAACAAGTGGCACCAGCCGTGATCAATGAGGTCTTCAGTACTCAAGCAAGCGCGATTGTGTTTGAACCAATTAAGTTCCTAAGGGTCCTAGTAATGGGTTTATCAGCTAAATGGGCTCTCCTAATATAGGCTAGTCTTTCGGGTTGGGTTATCCTATTTAATATACAGCCATTGTGGTATTTCTTCTTCTATTTGTCTTATCTGCAAACTCTCATAAGGGTGATAATTACCACGCATAGATGCCATCATTGAGTCATGATTCTCAAATTTTTGATATATGCCTGAAATTGGATTCCAGGCATTTGCATTGATTGGGAAGGAGGAAGGTCTCAAAGGATATTGGAAAGGAAACCTTCCACAGGTATTTGCACCATTTTCTCACTGAGTCACATTTCTAGTGAATTCTTGGTGATTGCTTTTTTAGGCATCAAGTTGATTATTTTCTGTTAATGGTTTAGGTGATACGGATCATACCTTATAGTGCGGTGCAGTTATTTGCTTATGAAACCTACAAGGTAATGAAACATCTTTGGAGAAAGCTTTAACACTGGTTTGTTTGTTTGGCCGGGATAAAGTTGATTTCACAATTTCTATTTTCAGAAACTATTTCAAGGGAAGGATGGGGAGCTTTCTGTCATTGGAAGACTA
This DNA window, taken from Solanum dulcamara chromosome 3, daSolDulc1.2, whole genome shotgun sequence, encodes the following:
- the LOC129882413 gene encoding probable envelope ADP,ATP carrier protein, chloroplastic, encoding MRKNRPVLISMEIPGLELSNNTIQSYPPQQWKNKWVGSVGFSKEIGCNFGCISLSENLDEKAFKEFNPTATQLLKHPLAMVALVPREAALFAAGAIAGAAAKSVTAPLDRIKLLMQTHGLRAGQEAAKKGIGFIEAFALIGKEEGLKGYWKGNLPQVIRIIPYSAVQLFAYETYKKLFQGKDGELSVIGRLAAGACAGMTSTFVTYPLDVLRLRLAVDPGYKTMSEVALNMLKEEGVASFYNGLGPSLIGIAPYIAVNFCVFDLVKKALPEKYQKRTEATLATGLISATIATLMCYPLDTVRRQMQMKGTPYMTIFDAFPGIVARDGIVGLYRGFVPNALKTLPNSSIRLTTFDTVKRLLARSEEEFQKITEENRRQKAE